The following DNA comes from Anastrepha obliqua isolate idAnaObli1 chromosome 1, idAnaObli1_1.0, whole genome shotgun sequence.
TTCTGGTGATTCCAAAAGCCAGTCCGAGAGTCGTGACGGCGATGTAGTTCATGGTGAATACTCCTTGAACGATGCTGATGGTTATCGTCGCACAGTTAAATATACTGCCGATTCGGTCAATGGTTTCAATGCTGTGGTAGAGCGTGAACCCCTCACCCACAAAGTAGTCGCTGCTGCACCCGTGCACTATCAGCACTCCCCCGCCGCTGCTCAAGCATATGCCGCGGTGCCAGTTCAACACCAAGCCGTTCATACGAGCTACGAAGCTCCTCATCAAGAAGAGCAGCAATACTTCCATCACTAATTGACTGAATTATAAGCATCATTTCCCAGCTATTCTTCTTTTTACATAACAAATCACTTGCATAGAAAGTATTAttcatcatacatacatatatacatatgtaataaatcaatgttttgagaaaaaaatttattttgtggtgTAACTCCAAAAAGATGCTTTTAGCTAAACCACATTAGTCTACTTGAAAGTTAATTTTATCGGATGAGATTGCTATTTGTGAATTTGGCTAAAATTATTACACTTGGAATTGGCCAATTAActagcaaaattaatttttaaaaagttatacaaaTTTTAGGTTAGcactttacatacaaacatacgtacaaAGAATAATAGCCCTGCGGGAAGAtggaaatataatgaaatacgaCGGCAATTTTGCAATGGGACAAAAATGTAGACATACGGGATGGtccatatatgtattatataaggaactttcattttaatgaaatgtataaattaaatttcctaTGGAATATTTTGGCAGCCGTATGGGATTGTGAGTGACAACCGCTCTTTAGGTATTTGGTCCAAATACACTGTGAAATATCAAATTTGATGTATATTTCATTTCTTTAAGGGGGCCGCTCCTGcagcactttcaaattttccattttttttacttaaaaaattcatttacaatccaaagaatattttcaatgttttaagcttaatagaaaGTCATAAAGTCCTTATAAAATCAGTAAAGTGATGAGCGTCGAACGAAAGATGAGtaagaacgaaaactttaatcgagtttttctcgaaacggaTTTTTTCCGCGCTttcgaatataactcaaaaagtaatcaagatttcaacttaaaattttacagggaTATTCTTTAACACATTGACCTTTGCATGTAtctcaaatttaatattaattatccCTAAACATATTGTTTTcatcaatttgtttataaaaaaagtgtaattttttctttttcgctttaaattttcagttttttttcattaaaaataagtaagtgCAAAATGAAGTTACTTATTTTAACGAAAATGTTTTGCctggttgatttcagttgattacaaGAGACTGTAGACTCCACGGCGCA
Coding sequences within:
- the LOC129235549 gene encoding larval cuticle protein A2B gives rise to the protein MASKFLQYFAVVFLIGAAQAGIISVQEQHGVPFEHQQHQQHHDAAVLYHAPAQVAHIAHSPAAHAVHLQAAHEQYPDDPHPQYNFAYDVQDAVSGDSKSQSESRDGDVVHGEYSLNDADGYRRTVKYTADSVNGFNAVVEREPLTHKVVAAAPVHYQHSPAAAQAYAAVPVQHQAVHTSYEAPHQEEQQYFHH